A region of Hydrogenimonas cancrithermarum DNA encodes the following proteins:
- the truD gene encoding tRNA pseudouridine(13) synthase TruD — MKLDRLYPLSHAPVHFHFRQTPADFVVTEIPLYEFSGEGEHLILRVRKKALTTWQMLEILSSHLGIRVRDFGYAGLKDKDAMTIQYISVHKKHEEALKNFSHDQIKILETTYHNNKLRIGHLKGNRFFIRLKKVSPTDATKIGSLLKWIAENGMPNYFGWQRFGREGDNYETAREIIEGKRKMRDRKKRDFLMSAYQSHLFNLWLSKRIEISRLFDGLKPKELKDVFVWNDEIIQAVHKEPHFFKLLPGDVLQHYPHGKLFIAEELHEDAGRFKHRDVSPTGLLSGQKAKHATGLAWEIEKEFVEEVPAQGGRRYAWIWPEGIEGHYKKEEWHYELHFTLPKGSYATVMLEMIANREVRGRG, encoded by the coding sequence ATGAAATTAGACAGACTCTATCCACTATCGCATGCACCGGTCCATTTTCATTTCAGACAGACACCGGCCGATTTCGTCGTCACCGAGATCCCGCTTTACGAATTCAGCGGTGAGGGAGAACACCTGATCCTAAGAGTCCGCAAAAAGGCGCTGACGACATGGCAGATGTTGGAGATACTCAGCAGCCATCTGGGAATTCGCGTCCGCGACTTCGGATACGCGGGACTCAAAGACAAAGATGCGATGACGATCCAGTACATCTCCGTGCACAAAAAGCACGAGGAGGCGCTGAAGAACTTCTCGCACGATCAGATCAAAATTCTCGAAACGACCTACCATAATAACAAGCTCCGGATCGGTCATCTCAAAGGAAACCGTTTCTTCATCCGTCTCAAAAAAGTGAGCCCGACCGATGCGACGAAGATCGGTTCGCTCCTTAAGTGGATTGCCGAAAACGGAATGCCCAACTATTTCGGCTGGCAGCGTTTCGGCCGAGAGGGCGACAACTACGAAACGGCGCGCGAGATCATCGAAGGAAAGCGAAAGATGCGTGACAGGAAAAAGCGCGATTTTTTGATGAGCGCCTACCAGTCACATCTTTTCAACCTATGGCTGAGCAAACGCATCGAAATTTCGCGCCTCTTCGACGGACTGAAGCCCAAAGAGCTCAAAGATGTCTTTGTCTGGAACGATGAAATCATCCAGGCCGTCCACAAAGAACCGCATTTTTTCAAACTGCTGCCCGGTGACGTGCTTCAGCATTACCCCCACGGCAAACTCTTCATTGCCGAGGAGTTGCACGAAGATGCCGGACGCTTCAAACATCGCGATGTCAGCCCGACGGGTCTTCTGAGCGGGCAGAAGGCGAAGCACGCCACGGGCCTTGCATGGGAAATCGAAAAGGAGTTCGTGGAAGAGGTTCCGGCCCAGGGCGGCCGTCGCTACGCCTGGATCTGGCCCGAAGGGATCGAGGGCCACTACAAAAAAGAGGAGTGGCACTACGAACTTCACTTCACGCTCCCCAAAGGAAGCTACGCGACCGTCATGCTCGAAATGATCGCCAACCGGGAGGTAAGGGGAAGAGGGTAA
- a CDS encoding porin family protein, whose translation MKKSTLAFSMLCILSTVANAGDGNVEREETMSARTAQTRPFYVGIGVGQGFVYDDTTDEEMKSRTLLLQAGYQYNRYFALEGRYTYGFTMSYDPGRTNNSSSDYDGDFWSWGIYLKPSYPIDRFSLYALLGYGGVMLESLEGGDAYESGFQWGVGAAYSISENLSFFADYVRLYDDTGFDYRAKLDDVKSDTWAVGLSYKF comes from the coding sequence ATGAAAAAATCGACACTTGCCTTCTCTATGCTTTGTATCTTGTCCACTGTGGCAAATGCGGGAGATGGGAATGTAGAACGGGAAGAGACGATGAGTGCACGGACCGCCCAAACGCGTCCGTTTTATGTAGGTATCGGAGTGGGGCAGGGATTCGTCTACGACGATACGACCGATGAGGAGATGAAGAGCCGTACGTTGTTGCTTCAAGCAGGCTACCAGTACAACCGTTATTTCGCTCTCGAAGGGAGATATACATACGGTTTCACCATGTCATACGACCCGGGTCGCACGAACAACAGTTCCAGCGATTACGACGGGGATTTCTGGAGCTGGGGGATCTATCTGAAACCTTCGTATCCAATCGACAGATTCAGTCTCTACGCACTACTGGGCTACGGTGGCGTCATGCTCGAGAGCCTGGAGGGTGGAGACGCTTATGAAAGCGGTTTTCAATGGGGTGTAGGCGCCGCATATTCCATCTCGGAGAATCTCTCTTTTTTCGCGGATTATGTGCGTCTTTACGACGATACCGGGTTCGACTACAGAGCGAAACTCGATGATGTGAAATCCGATACGTGGGCTGTGGGCCTTTCGTATAAATTTTGA
- a CDS encoding LVIVD repeat-containing protein: MGQFNFKTLITVFSVSATILIGGCGSTGTKSDHQLVGGDNPSVPTMYTIGGTSTNVKGDVVLQNNGGDDLTVHAGDNSFTFATPMREGSGYNVTILSAPTDQDCTLSNASGTVANSDVTDITLTCVDKSYTVGGTLAGLDSGNDVVLQNNGGDNLSLHADGTFTFATALHTGERYNVTVQTQPVGQECSVENGSGTIVSSNVTDIKVTCNDLTSVAQLGYLAGAEVKIYEVASDGTKTLLFTETTSEGDISTSGRFDGHAADLEDGKWYLYEVSGGNDIDADDDGSLDTTPTINRGVVHLFAKGSDIREHGYVRVTMVSDVLYQKFWHEIATNPYAIAESEWQETFAKIIGEDLDGDGAVGWSDVLGFDPVSHKKKMRYAYRLRQAEILGEIHAGNGFYEVGGLFSLGSLGAIDMVSEIGNNHDIRFGRDGSRLYLTGYQGNERGFYILDLEPDASHAATMAEKVIIDEARGFALSSDEKIAYVAAGDGGVKRVDLSVSPAAVGDLNTTLGNARIVAVSPDGTALYVATKEKIFLLDAATGASLGSAPLDENVKQLVPDAETKRLLALSGYASSRLQVYDLSDPANPARSYTPLGLETHRFAYCRDGAKAYIALAGVRESHAAIEIVDLTDPADPQPLGSFASSEMIGSTQPFFSGIAFAPGCNRLYTSGPGDYIARNLTAFDVTDKSAPKVLATYTRRNISYDHIVLSPDGSLIAGINDYHQPSVVAIEDLNKSRILGTNVIRGGIIALKKDESHLYLANYNNFFVYDTSRRPAIDGNETILATLSYGGAYPGAIALSDDESRAYVTTRDNGLVIVDLNETNLHVVAQTGKTALGGEAKALALSEDGKYAYVGTWNHLLKVVKIDDESNVTVVGSLDLENGQCLDMAFDDTRKILHVACAGGGVYVVDLSSPADPVKRSEYTEGASNLKNVALSPDGKTLYVAYNRSTDALVVLDTSDPDAPAVVARSGTDFELKPQETLLSPDGRRLYVADQGYYSGYEAKIVDVEDREHPRLIGRLPHTNRSSNGLALGGDGSRLYVGGGSGVLLLDVRE, encoded by the coding sequence ATGGGACAGTTTAATTTCAAAACGCTTATAACGGTTTTTTCGGTCTCTGCAACGATATTGATCGGCGGGTGCGGCTCCACCGGCACGAAATCGGATCACCAGCTCGTGGGTGGCGACAATCCATCGGTACCAACCATGTATACGATTGGCGGAACCTCCACCAATGTAAAAGGAGATGTCGTACTTCAGAACAACGGTGGGGACGACCTCACGGTCCATGCGGGTGACAACTCTTTCACGTTCGCCACACCGATGAGGGAGGGGAGCGGTTACAATGTCACCATCCTCTCCGCTCCCACGGATCAGGACTGTACACTCTCCAACGCCAGTGGAACGGTTGCAAATTCCGATGTCACGGACATCACGCTTACCTGTGTCGACAAGAGCTATACGGTCGGTGGAACACTCGCCGGCCTCGACAGCGGCAATGATGTCGTACTGCAAAACAACGGTGGGGACAACCTCTCCCTGCACGCCGATGGCACTTTCACCTTCGCTACGGCACTCCATACGGGGGAGCGTTACAACGTCACGGTCCAGACGCAGCCTGTGGGACAGGAGTGCAGCGTCGAAAACGGCAGCGGTACGATCGTATCTTCCAACGTCACCGATATCAAAGTGACTTGTAACGACCTGACCAGTGTCGCACAGCTCGGTTATCTGGCTGGAGCCGAAGTCAAAATCTACGAAGTCGCAAGTGATGGAACGAAAACGCTCCTCTTCACCGAAACGACAAGCGAAGGGGATATTTCCACGAGCGGGCGGTTCGACGGCCATGCGGCGGATCTGGAAGATGGAAAGTGGTATCTCTACGAAGTGAGCGGCGGCAACGATATCGATGCCGACGACGACGGTTCGCTCGACACTACACCCACGATCAACCGTGGAGTCGTCCACCTCTTCGCGAAAGGGAGCGACATTCGTGAGCACGGTTATGTACGCGTTACGATGGTGTCGGACGTTCTTTATCAGAAATTCTGGCACGAAATCGCCACCAACCCCTATGCCATCGCCGAATCGGAATGGCAAGAGACTTTCGCGAAAATCATCGGCGAAGATCTCGACGGAGACGGGGCCGTCGGGTGGAGCGACGTGCTGGGTTTCGACCCCGTCTCGCACAAAAAGAAAATGCGTTACGCCTACCGATTGCGGCAGGCGGAGATCCTCGGCGAGATCCACGCCGGCAACGGGTTTTACGAAGTGGGGGGACTCTTCTCTCTGGGCAGTCTCGGGGCGATCGATATGGTCAGTGAGATCGGCAACAACCATGACATCCGGTTTGGCCGCGACGGCAGCCGACTCTATCTGACAGGGTATCAGGGAAATGAGAGGGGATTTTACATTCTCGATCTCGAACCCGATGCCTCCCACGCGGCGACCATGGCCGAAAAGGTGATCATCGACGAAGCCCGGGGGTTCGCCCTTTCATCCGACGAAAAGATCGCCTACGTAGCGGCGGGTGACGGCGGTGTCAAACGGGTGGACCTCTCCGTTTCGCCCGCTGCCGTCGGCGATTTGAACACGACCCTGGGTAACGCCCGGATCGTCGCCGTTTCTCCCGACGGAACCGCCCTCTATGTCGCCACCAAGGAGAAAATCTTCCTGCTCGACGCCGCCACGGGTGCCTCGCTGGGTTCGGCGCCTCTGGACGAAAACGTCAAGCAGCTGGTGCCGGATGCAGAGACGAAACGGCTTCTCGCCCTTTCGGGGTACGCCTCCTCCAGGCTGCAGGTCTACGACCTCTCCGATCCGGCCAATCCGGCGCGAAGTTACACGCCGCTGGGCTTGGAGACCCACCGGTTCGCCTACTGCCGCGACGGTGCCAAAGCCTACATCGCGCTGGCCGGAGTACGGGAGAGCCATGCCGCCATCGAAATTGTGGATTTGACCGACCCGGCCGATCCCCAACCCCTCGGATCGTTCGCCAGCAGCGAAATGATCGGGAGCACCCAGCCCTTCTTCAGCGGCATCGCCTTCGCACCCGGCTGCAACAGGCTCTACACCTCGGGCCCGGGGGACTACATCGCACGCAACCTGACGGCGTTCGACGTCACGGACAAAAGCGCCCCGAAGGTGTTGGCGACATACACCCGTAGGAACATTAGCTACGATCATATCGTCCTCTCGCCCGACGGAAGCCTGATCGCCGGAATCAACGACTATCACCAACCTTCCGTCGTCGCGATCGAGGATCTGAACAAAAGCCGCATTCTCGGCACCAATGTCATTAGAGGGGGGATCATCGCCCTCAAGAAGGATGAAAGCCACCTCTACCTGGCCAATTACAACAACTTTTTCGTCTACGACACAAGCCGCCGACCTGCCATCGACGGCAACGAAACGATCCTCGCGACGCTATCTTATGGCGGCGCATACCCCGGGGCCATTGCCCTTTCAGACGACGAGAGCCGTGCCTACGTCACCACCCGCGACAATGGCCTGGTGATCGTCGACCTGAACGAAACGAACCTGCATGTGGTCGCCCAGACCGGCAAGACGGCACTCGGGGGCGAAGCGAAGGCACTTGCTCTCTCCGAAGATGGCAAATATGCCTATGTTGGCACCTGGAACCACCTGCTCAAGGTCGTGAAGATCGATGACGAATCGAACGTGACGGTGGTCGGTTCGCTCGATCTGGAAAACGGCCAGTGCCTCGACATGGCTTTCGACGACACGCGAAAGATACTTCATGTGGCCTGCGCGGGCGGAGGGGTCTATGTGGTCGACCTCTCGTCACCGGCAGATCCCGTCAAACGGTCGGAGTATACCGAGGGAGCATCCAACCTCAAAAACGTGGCACTCTCGCCCGACGGCAAAACACTCTATGTAGCCTACAACCGATCCACAGACGCCCTGGTCGTACTGGATACGAGCGATCCCGACGCTCCCGCCGTCGTGGCCCGGTCTGGCACCGATTTCGAGCTCAAGCCCCAAGAGACGCTTCTCTCTCCCGACGGGCGGCGCCTCTATGTCGCCGACCAGGGCTACTACAGCGGCTACGAAGCCAAGATTGTCGATGTGGAAGATCGCGAACACCCCCGGCTGATCGGACGGCTGCCCCACACCAACCGAAGCAGCAACGGGCTCGCCCTCGGCGGCGACGGCTCGCGGCTCTACGTGGGCGGTGGAAGCGGCGTGCTGCTGCTCGACGTTCGGGAGTGA
- a CDS encoding AAA family ATPase encodes MQNFETFAKQEMIGQERALGFLSPVVERVGRLRLFDGVEGLITLAGPPACGKNFAAKLIGRYLQREILVLHMGEYAFSDDIGRLVGKEGVLEKWIAEHPNGVVICEDIDKADHSIQRTLASIVADGAPDDVRRYRQSLFLFTFTLGDPAWYEKKFVDSYYENPLLRQGKFFEEIAKVASHDEDGNLISLFDAQILTVLSEGDLALFYALDIKALWQISERILQRTVSRLNAVTLTQIEIKSPETLALGLLLGFSPYLNAKRIAHKLPALLADRLLLSCEGAETCRFNVSAKAEKWMRSFFDLSFDLKYFVKFERRFELTWKVQKRKNSVSVTLDSLREVETQKPDQRTAYADRLAIKASHIGFKDVAGQVRVKKELKSIIEVLQNEKGLRHFHISLPKGLLLYGPEGVGKTMLVKAFAKEAGLPYIYLRNIDLFDELLIQEVYARARIAAPVIVVLEGVDTKGVVDGNYTHIPTGVLCEMIDHVPSEPDNYIFTVATAREIEEVPEDLTHPGRIDQSVEVPELDREARRFFAKKILEKPHEEGIDIDRITRYMTGMNGYELGRIAKEAALDALRAGKEKLTEAIIIDRINTIKYGHKLEKKRFKNFEEDLKKSAWHEAAHAVTSLRLLPDVEIEQVTVIPRSEALGLVSYMQDAIETNMSKEDIEGNIAVLLAGRLATIKKFGKEKGLETGAYNDLQEASLYAYSAVAQFGMDEELLNISIELLLQNINNNLFKEKIESRIAHWIEKGTKRAEAVIEKEWKTIEKIAKKLLKEEVIEGSELKEMVKG; translated from the coding sequence ATGCAAAATTTCGAAACGTTCGCGAAACAAGAGATGATCGGGCAGGAGAGAGCCTTGGGGTTTCTCTCTCCTGTCGTCGAAAGGGTGGGGCGGCTTAGGCTGTTCGATGGTGTCGAAGGGCTCATCACACTGGCCGGGCCGCCGGCATGTGGCAAAAATTTCGCGGCGAAACTCATCGGACGCTACCTCCAGCGCGAGATACTCGTACTTCATATGGGAGAATACGCTTTTTCGGACGATATCGGCCGTCTTGTCGGAAAAGAGGGGGTTCTGGAAAAGTGGATCGCGGAACATCCCAACGGTGTCGTGATCTGTGAAGATATCGACAAGGCGGACCATTCGATCCAACGGACACTCGCCAGCATCGTCGCAGACGGTGCACCCGACGATGTCAGACGCTACCGGCAATCACTCTTTCTCTTCACTTTTACGCTCGGCGATCCCGCATGGTATGAAAAAAAGTTCGTCGACAGCTATTATGAAAACCCGCTTTTGAGGCAGGGGAAGTTTTTCGAAGAGATCGCCAAGGTCGCATCACACGATGAAGATGGAAACCTCATATCCCTCTTCGACGCACAGATTCTCACGGTACTGAGTGAAGGTGACCTCGCACTCTTCTATGCTCTGGATATCAAAGCACTTTGGCAGATAAGCGAGCGCATACTGCAACGGACCGTCAGCCGGCTCAATGCCGTCACCCTGACCCAAATCGAAATAAAATCGCCCGAAACTCTGGCACTCGGGCTTCTGCTCGGTTTCTCCCCCTACCTCAATGCCAAGCGTATCGCTCACAAGCTTCCCGCACTTCTTGCCGACAGACTCTTGTTAAGCTGTGAAGGTGCCGAAACGTGTCGATTCAACGTCTCGGCAAAAGCCGAAAAATGGATGCGGAGCTTTTTCGATCTCTCGTTCGATCTGAAATATTTCGTCAAATTCGAACGCCGTTTCGAACTCACATGGAAAGTGCAGAAGAGAAAGAACAGTGTCAGCGTAACGCTCGATTCGCTCCGTGAAGTCGAAACGCAAAAGCCGGACCAGAGAACCGCCTATGCCGACAGGCTCGCCATCAAGGCGTCCCATATAGGATTCAAGGATGTAGCGGGGCAGGTTAGAGTCAAAAAGGAGCTCAAGTCGATTATCGAAGTCCTTCAAAACGAAAAAGGGTTGAGACATTTTCATATCTCTCTTCCCAAAGGACTGCTCCTCTACGGCCCGGAAGGAGTTGGCAAGACGATGCTCGTCAAAGCTTTCGCGAAAGAAGCGGGGTTGCCTTATATCTATCTGCGCAACATCGATCTTTTCGACGAATTGTTGATTCAGGAAGTGTATGCCAGGGCACGTATCGCGGCACCCGTCATCGTCGTGCTCGAAGGCGTCGACACAAAAGGTGTCGTCGATGGAAACTACACCCATATCCCCACGGGTGTCCTGTGCGAGATGATCGACCATGTGCCGTCCGAGCCCGACAACTATATTTTTACCGTCGCGACAGCCAGAGAGATCGAAGAGGTCCCGGAAGACCTGACCCATCCGGGACGTATCGACCAGAGTGTCGAGGTCCCGGAACTCGATCGTGAAGCGCGTCGCTTCTTCGCGAAGAAGATACTCGAAAAACCGCATGAAGAGGGGATCGACATCGACCGTATCACCCGTTACATGACGGGAATGAACGGCTACGAGCTTGGACGCATCGCCAAAGAGGCGGCACTCGACGCCTTGAGAGCGGGCAAAGAGAAGCTGACCGAAGCCATCATCATCGACCGAATCAACACGATCAAATATGGCCACAAACTCGAAAAGAAGCGGTTTAAGAACTTCGAAGAGGACTTGAAAAAGAGTGCCTGGCACGAAGCGGCGCATGCCGTCACCTCGCTACGGCTGCTTCCCGATGTGGAGATCGAGCAGGTCACAGTGATCCCGAGAAGCGAAGCCCTCGGCTTGGTCTCCTACATGCAAGACGCCATCGAGACCAACATGAGCAAAGAGGACATCGAAGGCAACATCGCCGTTCTGCTGGCGGGACGCCTGGCGACGATCAAAAAATTCGGCAAAGAGAAGGGACTCGAAACCGGTGCCTACAACGATTTGCAAGAGGCATCGCTCTATGCTTACAGTGCCGTGGCACAGTTCGGCATGGATGAGGAGCTTTTGAATATCAGTATCGAACTACTGCTTCAAAACATCAACAACAATCTTTTTAAAGAGAAGATCGAATCACGTATCGCCCACTGGATCGAAAAGGGGACGAAGCGTGCCGAAGCGGTCATCGAAAAAGAGTGGAAAACAATCGAAAAGATCGCCAAAAAGCTGCTGAAAGAGGAGGTCATCGAAGGCAGCGAGCTGAAGGAGATGGTGAAGGGATGA
- a CDS encoding restriction endonuclease encodes MLPLLKLASDGKEHKFSQAVEELANEFNLTAEERNELLPSGSQPVFNNRVGWARSYLKQAGLLESPRRGFFTITPKGLELLSTNPVKIDVSVLEQYPEFIEFKKRKKTKSENDAQIEISTGQDSDLTPEDSLAEAYKLLRSALESEVINVVKEASPSFFERLVVDLLVKMGYGGSRQDAGKALGKSGDGGIDGIINEDRLGLDVIYIQAKRWSEGTVGRPEIQKFAGALQGQRAKKGVFITTSSFTKEAIKYVSRIESKIILIDGERLAKLMVEHNVGVTTVGIYEIKKLDSDYFENE; translated from the coding sequence ATGTTACCACTTCTAAAATTGGCCTCAGACGGCAAGGAACACAAATTCAGTCAAGCAGTGGAAGAATTGGCGAATGAATTCAATTTAACGGCTGAAGAAAGAAACGAGCTTCTTCCTAGCGGAAGTCAACCTGTTTTTAACAATCGTGTTGGCTGGGCACGTTCATATCTCAAACAAGCAGGTCTGCTCGAATCGCCAAGAAGAGGCTTTTTCACCATTACTCCAAAAGGACTGGAATTGCTCAGCACAAATCCAGTCAAAATAGATGTATCTGTCCTTGAACAGTATCCCGAGTTTATTGAGTTCAAAAAGCGAAAAAAGACAAAAAGCGAAAACGATGCCCAAATAGAAATATCTACAGGACAAGATTCCGACTTAACCCCGGAAGATTCTCTTGCAGAAGCGTATAAATTGCTTCGATCAGCTCTTGAATCAGAAGTGATCAATGTTGTCAAAGAGGCATCCCCTTCGTTTTTTGAACGTTTGGTTGTCGATTTACTTGTAAAAATGGGATATGGAGGAAGCCGCCAAGATGCCGGAAAGGCACTCGGGAAAAGCGGGGATGGCGGCATTGACGGCATCATCAATGAAGACCGGCTTGGATTGGATGTCATTTATATTCAAGCAAAGCGCTGGAGTGAGGGTACAGTTGGCCGCCCTGAAATTCAGAAATTTGCAGGAGCTTTGCAGGGCCAGCGTGCTAAAAAGGGTGTATTTATCACGACGTCATCATTTACAAAAGAAGCGATAAAATATGTCTCGCGTATTGAATCGAAAATAATTCTCATTGATGGCGAGCGCCTGGCGAAACTCATGGTCGAACATAATGTCGGAGTAACTACTGTCGGGATATATGAGATCAAAAAACTCGATTCGGATTATTTTGAGAATGAGTAG
- a CDS encoding HepT-like ribonuclease domain-containing protein, producing MCDPKALHRIETILKKIGFIDTIIQKHGSIENALADEAESRAAILMHLTSIAEQFDKLLHNGEVELLAYFDKQDIKGSYDLRNFIAHDYEGVDLYIVEDVITSRLPIIEKSAKKALEACG from the coding sequence ATGTGTGACCCCAAAGCGCTGCACCGGATCGAAACGATACTTAAAAAGATCGGTTTTATCGATACCATCATCCAAAAACACGGTTCGATCGAAAACGCCCTGGCAGACGAAGCCGAAAGTCGCGCAGCGATTTTGATGCACCTCACGAGCATCGCCGAGCAGTTTGACAAACTCCTGCATAACGGCGAAGTCGAGCTACTCGCCTATTTCGACAAACAGGATATCAAAGGCAGTTACGATCTTCGCAATTTCATCGCCCATGATTACGAAGGTGTGGATCTCTACATCGTGGAGGATGTCATAACGTCACGCCTGCCGATCATCGAAAAGTCGGCAAAAAAAGCGTTGGAAGCTTGTGGATAA
- a CDS encoding nucleotidyltransferase family protein, producing MKPTRNEILEVLTEIKASLAARGIEKIGLFGSYATGRQNVYSDIDIAFGKRADYRKHFSGYDYFDTLRFLRDTLQKRLHRPVDLFDLDSQSPLRKRIQRELIDV from the coding sequence ATGAAACCGACACGAAACGAGATTTTGGAAGTGCTCACAGAGATCAAAGCCTCTCTGGCAGCCCGAGGGATCGAAAAGATAGGACTCTTCGGCAGTTACGCCACCGGCAGGCAAAATGTCTACAGCGACATCGATATCGCCTTCGGCAAAAGAGCCGACTATCGAAAACATTTCAGCGGATACGACTACTTCGACACGCTTCGATTCCTCCGTGACACTCTACAAAAACGGCTGCATCGCCCCGTCGACCTTTTCGACCTGGACAGCCAAAGTCCTCTACGTAAACGCATCCAACGTGAGCTGATCGATGTGTGA
- a CDS encoding iron-sulfur cluster assembly scaffold protein — protein sequence MDLKMKEVNDEILRHFANPRNYGEMKDADGVGTGVDNATKNYATIYLKIDNGTIEKATYVAHGSEDTLILGSVLTEMIEGDTLRNAMERVSALEGEVAEAYNQIEPPKIDLSKPEGEQVSPVSTESQDSANIVLTAFRAAVRHMERKKEGIIEEYFTMNIAKRCPYSNTDCAFVAKAP from the coding sequence GTGGATTTAAAGATGAAAGAGGTCAATGACGAAATACTTAGACATTTCGCGAATCCCCGAAACTACGGGGAAATGAAGGATGCAGACGGTGTGGGGACGGGAGTCGACAACGCCACCAAAAACTATGCTACCATCTATCTGAAAATCGACAACGGTACCATTGAGAAAGCCACATATGTCGCTCACGGGTCGGAAGATACGCTCATTCTGGGCTCCGTACTGACCGAAATGATAGAAGGCGATACATTGCGAAATGCGATGGAAAGGGTCAGCGCCCTTGAGGGTGAGGTGGCGGAAGCCTATAATCAGATTGAACCACCAAAAATCGATCTCTCAAAGCCGGAGGGGGAGCAAGTATCTCCCGTTTCAACGGAATCACAGGACAGTGCCAATATCGTCTTGACCGCTTTCAGGGCCGCAGTACGTCATATGGAGCGTAAAAAAGAGGGGATTATCGAAGAGTATTTCACTATGAATATCGCCAAGCGCTGCCCATATTCAAATACGGACTGCGCTTTCGTCGCCAAAGCGCCCTGA